The Pseudomonas saponiphila DNA window GGGCGCGGTAGTGCCGCCAGCCACTGCGTGCTGCTCTACCATCCACCGCTTTCACAAATCGGTCGTCAGCGCCTGGGCATCATGCGCGAGACCAACGACGGTTTCGTCATCGCCGAAAAGGATCTGGAACTGCGCGGCCCCGGGGAAATGCTCGGCACCCGCCAGACCGGCCTCCTGCAGTTCAAGGTCGCCGACCTGATGCGCGACGCCGATCTGCTGCCCGCGGTACGCGACGCCGCCCAGGCCCTGCTGGAGCGCTGGCCGGACCACGTCAGCCCGTTGCTGGAACGCTGGCTGCGCCATGGCCAGCAATACGGCCAAGTGTGAACCACCACTCAGTTAGTGAACCCTCGCCATAACCAAGCTGGTTATACTCGTCAAATTGTAAAAAAGCGGATACCAGACCATGACAGAAGTTGCCCTCGACATTGCAACCCCACACGCTCCGTCTGTTATCCGGTTGCTGCTCGGCAAGCTGGCCATCAGCTTCAACGAAGTGCTCGACCAGCCGGGCCTGCCGGCTGCGCGCAGGGTCCAGGCAGTGCTGCTGGACGACGCCGTCGGCGCGCTGATGGTGCTATTCCCGCAGAGCCAGCTACTGGACCTCAATCGCCTCGCCGAGCTCACCGGTCGCCGCCTCACCGCGGTATCCACCGAGCGCCTGGAGCGCATGCTCGGCAAGCACAGCCTGAGCCTGCTGCCCGGCCTGCCGGCGCTGACCAGCTCGCCCTGCCTGTACGAAGAAAGCCTGCTGCGCGAACCCAGCCTGCTGATCAATTCCGGCGAGCCCGGAGTGCTGCTGGAAATCACCAGCGAAGCCTTCAAGAGCATGCTCAACAAAGCCAGTGCCGGTCACTTCGGCGAGTCGCTGAGCAGCATCCGCCCCAACCTCGACCGCCCGGACGATGACCGCGAGGAAATCACCCAGGCCATGCAGGCGTTCACCGCGCGGCGCATCCAGCAACGCCTGGAAGCCACCATCGAGATCCCGCCGCTGGCGGAAACCGCACAGAAGATCATCAAGCTGCGGGTCGATCCCAACGCCACCATCGACGACATCACCGGCGTGGTGGAAACCGACCCGGCCCTGGCCGCACAGGTCGTGAGCTGGGCGGCCTCGCCCTACTACGCCTCGCCGGGCAAGATCCGTTCGGTGGAAGACGCCATCGTCCGCGTGCTGGGCTTCGATCTGGTGATCAACCTGGCGCTGGGACTGGCCCTGGGCAAGACCCTGAGCCTGCCCAAGGACCAGCCGCAACACGCCACGCCCTACTGGCAGCAATCGATCTACACCGCTGCGGTGATCGAAGGCCTGACCCGCGCCATGCCTCGCGCCCAGCGCCCGGAAGCCGGCCTGACCTACCTCGCCGGCCTGCTGCACAACTTCGGCTACCTGCTGCTGGCCCACGTGTTCCCGCCGCACTTCTCGCTGATCTGCCGGCACCTGGAAGTCAACCCGCACCTGTGCCACAGCTATGTCGAGCAGCACCTGCTGGGCATCAGTCGCGAACAGATCGGCGCCTGGCTGATGCGCTACTGGGACATGCCGGACGAGCTGTCCACCGCCCTGCGCTTCCAGCACGACCCGAGCTACGACGGCGCCTTCGCCGAGTACCCGAACCTGGTGTGCCTGGCGGTGCGCCTGCTGCGCAGCCGAGGCATCGGTTCCGGCCCCCACGAAGAGATCCCCGACGCCCTGTTCGAGCGCCTGGGCCTGAGCCGTGACAAGGCCGAAGACGTGGTGAGCAAAGTGCTGGAAGCGGAAGTCCTGCTGCGGGAACTGGCTTCGCAGTTCAGCCAGGCCTGACCCCATTCGCCGGCAAGCCGGCTCCTGCACCCGCCTTGTAGGAGTCGGCTCGCCGGCGAAGTCCCACCATCAAGCCTTGGGCTTGGCCTTCTTCGGTTTCAGATACTTGGTCAGACCCTGAAACCAGATCACCAGCGCCGGGTTGCCCTTGATCTGAATCGACTTGTCCTGAATCCCGGTCATGAACGCCAACTGCTTGTTCTTCGCCTGCATCGTGGCGAAGCCGTAGGCGGCATCCTTGAAAGCGATGGCGAACGCCGGCTCGGGGTAGAAGCCCGAACGGCTGGTCACGCGCTGGTCTTTGACGAAGAAATGCCGAGCAACCTTGCCGTCGAGGGTCTGCAGCTGGAACACCAGCTCCTTGTCGCCCAACTGTTGCTGGAAAGCGGGATTGTTGCGGCTGGCCTTGCCCATCAACAGGCCAAGCATCCAGAGAAGAAAACGAAATTTCATGCACGGCGCCTCAGTGGAATTATTGGGTGGCCGGCGCAGTTTAACCTGTAACGTGAAGAGCGCCAGTCGATCTGGCCAATTACTCGGAGATCGACTGGCGTTCAACGCTTATCGCGACATCTTGTCAGACAATCACTGACTCAGACGTTAGGGCAAGGCACCGGAGCCCAGTCGCCCAGGTCCGGGTTCTTGCACATGCTGTTGACCTGGGTCTGACCGGTGGTCGCAACCTTGCTGATCTCGGCCTGCTTGGTCTTGGCCTGCTGGATCGACTTCTCGGTGTTCACCGCTTCGGCCGGCACGGTCGGCAGCTTCGGCTGCTTGACCTTCTGCTGCTTCTTCTTGCCGCCGGTGGTGGTCACCGGAGTGGTATCGGCGGTGGCGACTTTCACCACGTCGGTGCGCTGCACGCCCACCTGCTGCAAGTCCTGCTCATAGGCCTGGTTGTACTTGTTCAGGTCTTCGCTGGCCCGGCCGTTCACCGCGGCGATCAGGTCGTTGGACTCTTTCAGGCCGCTGACGATTTCCGCCAGGCGCTTGCGCCCTTCCACGTCATTGATGCTGTTGGCCTTGCGCGCGCTGATCAGGCTGTCGAAGGCACGCTGGTAGCAGGTTTGCGAAGCGCGGGCATAGGCCGTGCTGCGATCGATGTCGGCCGCGCTCTTGTTGACGTCGGTGGCGTAGGAAGCGATGCGCTGATTGTCGTCGGCGATCTGTTTCTGGCGCTCGGTGTAGTAACCGGCGGCGCCACCGGCCAGGGCACCGCCTGCGGCGCCGATGGCGGCGTTGCGACCACGGTGGTCGCCGTCACCGGTCAGGGCACCGAGCAGTGCGCCACCGGCGGCGCCCAGGGCGGCTCCGGTCACCACCGACTTGGTCATGTCCGAATCGGTGGCACGCAGGTGCTGTACCGGTTCGTAGCAGCTCGGGTAGTACTCGACCTTGGTGGTTGAGGCGACCTTGGACACCGGAGAGGTCGCGCAACCGGTCAATACGGTGCTGAACCCGGCGGCAACCAACAGCAGGTGACGCTTGGATGTTGAAGCAAATGGCTTGCGGGAAAAAAGCATGTTGATGATCTCGATTAGTGTTGACCTACTCGGCACGACACCAGGTCGTCCGAGCTCCTCCAGGCTCGACAGACAGCGGCCGGTCATGACTTCTGACCGGTCGATGCGAGCAGTTCCTTCAAAATCGTCGCCGGGTCGGCTCGCCGTTGCTGGCGATAATCCCCGACATGGCGGACGAATAACGTAGCGCGCGTCACCAGGCTCTTGCCGAGCACCGGCTTGCGATTGAGCTCTTCCTTGATCCGTTGAAATTGCGCCTGGATCACCGCGTCGGTGTAACGGGTGCCCGTGGCCAGGTTGTCTATGTAGATCGCCACCGCCCCGTCCAGCGCGCTGCGGCCATTGTCGATGGCTTCGGCGAACAGCTTGGCGCTGGGTTCGTCCTTGGCATCGATGGCCTGCTGCTGGCTCTTTTTCAGGTTGGTCAGGCGGATGTTGTAGTTGTTGATGGTTTCGGCCACCAGCGCCGACGACTGGATCAGGTTGCCGGCCGCTTCCTCGCGCTGCTGGGCGATCAGCGAGACATTGCGCTTGAGCTCCTCGTTGACCAGCCCCAGCTCCGCCTGCAAACGCGGGTCGACACTGGCGGCGATGATGGCGTCCAGGCGCTTGGTGGGGTCCTGGGCTTCGTCGATGGCGTCGGTCAGGGACGCCAGGCGGCCTTCCTTCTGCCATTGGGCGAACAGTTCCTTGTAGCGCGAACGCGGGGCCGACAAGGCGCCGATGGCCACCCGAAAGCCCGTGGTTTCGTTGCTCTGCTCAGTGCCGTCGGCACCGAACAGCGGGTACTCGCGGCGCATCCCGGTAAACAGCGTGCCCTCGCCTTCCAGGTAATTGCCGCCCTTGACCACGAAGCCGCCATAGGTGCCCTGGCGCCGCCCGGCGCGCACCAGCTGGAAGGACTCCTGGACCATCTCGGCGGCATTGCCGATCACGTCGAACAGGCCGATGGGGTTGGGCAGCTTGGTGCCGATCGGCATCAAGCGCGCCGCCTGGCCGGTGCCGCCGGCCACCTGGTTGAACACCGCCCAGTCCGCCAGCGGGCCGTCTTCCTCGCTGCCCTCGACCCGGCGCGGAAACAGCCGCCCTTCCAGCTCCTGGCGGCTGACCGCCTGGCCGCCACGGGCGGCGTATTCCCATTCCACTTCGGTGGGCAGGCGCACGAAGCCCAGGCCGCCGTCGTCGGAGGAACTGCCACGGCCGCTGACCGGCAGCAGATCACGGTGATGCTTCATCAACCAGGCGCTGTAGACCGCGGCGAAACGCTCGGCCTCGAAACGCGACAGCTTGACCTTGGGCAGGCGCCCCTGCAGGCCGTCCGGCGCCTCACAGGCCGGGGCCGGCTCACCACTGGCCAGGGACTGGGCCTGAGCCATGACCTGGGCGTACTGGCGAGCGGTGACCTCGTACTTGCCGATGAAATACAGCATCGGCTTGAGGGGCACCCCGTTGCCGGTTTTCGGCAGGGCCGGGCCGATGGTCTTGCCCCAGGCCGCGGGCAGGTCCTTGAGGGTGAACTGGCCGTTGATGTAGTCCCGGCGATAGCCGGAAATGAACGACTGCTGATAGCCGCTTTCACCTTCGCTGAAGGGGTAGCCGAGGTTCACCTCGCGGTCGTCCAGGGTGCCCTGGGCCAGGACGTAGACGTAGCGGAACACCATCTCGCCCTCACAGGGCAAGGGCAGGCTGACGTCGTCCGGCAACGGCTTGGGGTTGTCCATCTTGTTCACCGGCTCTTCGGCCCACACGGCTCCGGCCAGGGTCAAGGCCAGCACGGTGCTGATCAACTTATACATCGCGAATTCCTTCACAGGCTTCAATGCGCGACACCCGCCAGCCGCCCAGCGCGGCGGCCAGGGTGCTGACGCCCAGCGTCGCCAACAGGGCCAGTCCGTAATGGACCGGCAGCAGGTGGCTGGCGTACTCGCCGGGCACCTGCATGAACAAATGATTCAGCCCGGCCTGGGCCAGGCCATACAGCGCG harbors:
- a CDS encoding aminoacyl-tRNA deacylase and HDOD domain-containing protein — protein: MTEVALDIATPHAPSVIRLLLGKLAISFNEVLDQPGLPAARRVQAVLLDDAVGALMVLFPQSQLLDLNRLAELTGRRLTAVSTERLERMLGKHSLSLLPGLPALTSSPCLYEESLLREPSLLINSGEPGVLLEITSEAFKSMLNKASAGHFGESLSSIRPNLDRPDDDREEITQAMQAFTARRIQQRLEATIEIPPLAETAQKIIKLRVDPNATIDDITGVVETDPALAAQVVSWAASPYYASPGKIRSVEDAIVRVLGFDLVINLALGLALGKTLSLPKDQPQHATPYWQQSIYTAAVIEGLTRAMPRAQRPEAGLTYLAGLLHNFGYLLLAHVFPPHFSLICRHLEVNPHLCHSYVEQHLLGISREQIGAWLMRYWDMPDELSTALRFQHDPSYDGAFAEYPNLVCLAVRLLRSRGIGSGPHEEIPDALFERLGLSRDKAEDVVSKVLEAEVLLRELASQFSQA
- a CDS encoding helicase codes for the protein MKFRFLLWMLGLLMGKASRNNPAFQQQLGDKELVFQLQTLDGKVARHFFVKDQRVTSRSGFYPEPAFAIAFKDAAYGFATMQAKNKQLAFMTGIQDKSIQIKGNPALVIWFQGLTKYLKPKKAKPKA
- the tagQ gene encoding type VI secretion system-associated lipoprotein TagQ — translated: MLFSRKPFASTSKRHLLLVAAGFSTVLTGCATSPVSKVASTTKVEYYPSCYEPVQHLRATDSDMTKSVVTGAALGAAGGALLGALTGDGDHRGRNAAIGAAGGALAGGAAGYYTERQKQIADDNQRIASYATDVNKSAADIDRSTAYARASQTCYQRAFDSLISARKANSINDVEGRKRLAEIVSGLKESNDLIAAVNGRASEDLNKYNQAYEQDLQQVGVQRTDVVKVATADTTPVTTTGGKKKQQKVKQPKLPTVPAEAVNTEKSIQQAKTKQAEISKVATTGQTQVNSMCKNPDLGDWAPVPCPNV
- a CDS encoding formylglycine-generating enzyme family protein: MYKLISTVLALTLAGAVWAEEPVNKMDNPKPLPDDVSLPLPCEGEMVFRYVYVLAQGTLDDREVNLGYPFSEGESGYQQSFISGYRRDYINGQFTLKDLPAAWGKTIGPALPKTGNGVPLKPMLYFIGKYEVTARQYAQVMAQAQSLASGEPAPACEAPDGLQGRLPKVKLSRFEAERFAAVYSAWLMKHHRDLLPVSGRGSSSDDGGLGFVRLPTEVEWEYAARGGQAVSRQELEGRLFPRRVEGSEEDGPLADWAVFNQVAGGTGQAARLMPIGTKLPNPIGLFDVIGNAAEMVQESFQLVRAGRRQGTYGGFVVKGGNYLEGEGTLFTGMRREYPLFGADGTEQSNETTGFRVAIGALSAPRSRYKELFAQWQKEGRLASLTDAIDEAQDPTKRLDAIIAASVDPRLQAELGLVNEELKRNVSLIAQQREEAAGNLIQSSALVAETINNYNIRLTNLKKSQQQAIDAKDEPSAKLFAEAIDNGRSALDGAVAIYIDNLATGTRYTDAVIQAQFQRIKEELNRKPVLGKSLVTRATLFVRHVGDYRQQRRADPATILKELLASTGQKS